One window of the Nocardia huaxiensis genome contains the following:
- a CDS encoding VC0807 family protein, whose protein sequence is MVTNATATTAPVAAAPAATTRPARRSPWRMLAPMAFDIAVPMTAYYLMHWQGYSDFTALLAGALASAALVVAGVIRARRIDGFALIILAGFAIGLVGAMLSGDARLMIIRESFGTGVVGIAFLISAVIGKPLTYAAARRAIGTTDAAHLPVLERAYRTDASVRRTHANLSILWGAGLFGEALVRSVLAYQLPIPTMAWLSTVLMAATMGGCGVITMRTVKRLRKA, encoded by the coding sequence ATGGTCACCAACGCAACCGCCACCACCGCACCTGTGGCCGCCGCGCCCGCCGCCACCACCCGGCCCGCCCGTCGCAGCCCCTGGCGGATGCTGGCCCCGATGGCCTTCGACATCGCCGTCCCCATGACCGCGTACTACCTGATGCACTGGCAGGGCTACTCGGATTTCACCGCGCTGCTGGCGGGTGCGCTCGCCTCGGCGGCCCTTGTCGTGGCCGGGGTGATCCGGGCCCGCCGCATCGACGGCTTCGCGCTGATCATCCTCGCCGGTTTCGCCATCGGCCTGGTGGGCGCCATGCTCAGTGGCGACGCCCGGTTGATGATCATCCGTGAATCCTTCGGCACCGGCGTGGTGGGCATCGCGTTCCTGATCAGCGCCGTGATCGGCAAACCGCTGACGTACGCGGCAGCCCGCAGGGCGATCGGCACGACCGACGCGGCGCACCTGCCGGTGCTGGAGCGGGCCTATCGGACCGACGCCTCGGTGCGCCGCACCCACGCCAATCTGTCGATCCTTTGGGGCGCAGGTCTTTTCGGTGAGGCACTGGTGCGCTCGGTGCTCGCCTACCAGCTGCCGATCCCGACCATGGCCTGGCTGTCGACCGTGCTCATGGCGGCCACCATGGGCGGGTGCGGCGTGATCACGATGCGCACCGTCAAGCGCCTGCGCAAGGCGTGA
- a CDS encoding DUF4132 domain-containing protein — protein sequence MPPQYNRAPTRLSVSAGKIMAMADENTWTLPAAWWEQAEPFRGLNQVRPEPLRPYATVHVQQLLHGNRRLVDTVLTAARDDGLHEFADAAQAYIDAPDSATATPLGAGVVLTILRWIAVGPMTESEHRREFHALFVDSWMLEHGVTFAAEAAVWQRAVSVQPARPQQGRMTAWLRAAAPGELVITGYDHAALRVRAILADASESAYRTAVQRLSELRSDPGTVWARLATSYLVPERQDWVDADLALEGLTTEHAVRMLITSLTTPAQLTRYRQIVKRVLYGPVSQWYSLFTQVGPAAVDTLATELIDAPGHPPGDVKLAASLLPHIPCDAAYQALLDHIDDKRVLPALTKATTKFPRRAMRLLSRRAVTTESPLVVRTFQLHALAKPKLVAEEADSASKSLLDPPRPLPVTAAELPAVLTDLPARAPKLPRWLPPVLLPQIRLRDTETALPESAVVQVITMLMASGPEGDHPELATVTALADPVSLSEFAWAVFDSWHLAAYPAKNGWVLHTLGRWGTEDTVRRFAPFLSSWPSNSATARAIEGLSVLAAIGGDVALMHLHTIAKKAKQATLKTRAKAMIEELSRAMDVSDEELADRAVPKTGLSAKELATVTNDQVRRFEAAMIDGRRWRACSYRALVVDHPVLGELARRLVWAVFAADGTVGGAFRVDDDRTFADVEDERFELPDDALVGIAHPMHLGEDLDRWRVLFADYELLQPFEQLDRGVYRFTPAEAASDQLPRFVDRTIPTGRLYGLRHHGWEMSYGDVKRRFGVLTYVTIVVDPGIQGGYRYEADEQRILTVRINSHFGALDAVTASELLRQLERLAA from the coding sequence GTGCCACCACAGTACAACCGGGCGCCGACGCGATTGTCGGTGTCGGCGGGCAAGATCATGGCCATGGCCGACGAGAACACGTGGACGCTCCCCGCGGCATGGTGGGAGCAGGCGGAGCCGTTCCGCGGGCTGAATCAGGTACGGCCGGAACCACTTCGGCCGTATGCGACGGTGCACGTGCAGCAGCTGCTGCACGGCAACCGGAGGCTGGTGGACACGGTCCTCACGGCGGCGCGGGACGATGGACTGCACGAGTTCGCCGACGCCGCGCAGGCGTATATCGACGCGCCGGACAGCGCCACCGCCACGCCGCTCGGCGCCGGCGTGGTGCTGACGATCCTGCGCTGGATCGCGGTCGGTCCGATGACCGAATCGGAGCACCGGCGGGAATTCCACGCGCTGTTCGTGGACAGCTGGATGCTCGAGCACGGCGTGACCTTCGCCGCCGAGGCCGCGGTCTGGCAGCGCGCGGTCAGCGTACAGCCGGCGCGCCCGCAACAGGGGCGGATGACGGCCTGGTTGCGGGCTGCCGCGCCCGGCGAGCTGGTCATCACCGGCTACGATCATGCCGCGCTACGGGTCCGCGCGATCCTGGCGGATGCTTCGGAATCCGCCTATCGGACCGCGGTACAGCGCCTTTCGGAGCTTCGCTCGGATCCCGGCACGGTGTGGGCACGGTTGGCGACCTCGTATCTGGTTCCCGAGCGCCAGGATTGGGTCGATGCCGATCTCGCGCTCGAGGGGCTGACCACCGAGCACGCCGTACGTATGCTGATCACCTCGCTCACCACGCCCGCACAGCTCACCCGGTACCGGCAGATCGTGAAACGCGTTCTCTACGGCCCGGTCTCGCAGTGGTACAGCCTGTTCACGCAGGTCGGCCCGGCAGCCGTGGATACGCTCGCCACCGAGCTGATCGACGCGCCGGGGCATCCCCCGGGCGATGTCAAACTCGCCGCGAGCCTGCTGCCGCACATCCCCTGCGACGCGGCCTATCAGGCGCTGCTGGACCATATCGACGACAAGCGGGTGCTGCCCGCGCTCACCAAGGCGACGACCAAGTTCCCGCGCCGCGCCATGCGATTGCTGTCCCGCCGGGCGGTCACCACCGAATCACCGCTGGTCGTCCGGACCTTTCAGCTGCACGCGCTGGCGAAGCCGAAACTTGTCGCGGAAGAGGCCGATTCGGCGTCGAAATCGCTGCTGGACCCGCCACGGCCACTGCCGGTGACGGCGGCCGAACTGCCGGCCGTCCTGACCGACCTGCCCGCCCGCGCACCCAAGCTGCCGCGCTGGCTGCCGCCCGTGCTGCTGCCGCAGATCCGCCTGCGCGACACCGAGACCGCGCTGCCTGAATCCGCTGTCGTGCAGGTGATCACGATGCTCATGGCCTCGGGACCCGAAGGCGATCACCCCGAGCTGGCCACCGTCACCGCGCTCGCCGATCCCGTCTCATTGAGCGAATTCGCCTGGGCCGTCTTCGATTCCTGGCATCTGGCCGCCTATCCGGCCAAGAACGGCTGGGTCCTGCACACCCTGGGCCGGTGGGGCACCGAGGACACCGTGCGCCGCTTCGCGCCCTTCCTGAGCAGCTGGCCGAGCAATTCCGCGACGGCGCGCGCCATCGAGGGATTGTCGGTGCTGGCCGCCATCGGCGGGGATGTGGCGCTCATGCATCTGCACACCATCGCCAAGAAGGCCAAGCAGGCCACACTGAAGACCCGCGCCAAGGCCATGATCGAAGAGCTCAGCCGCGCAATGGATGTGAGCGACGAGGAGCTGGCCGATCGCGCGGTGCCCAAGACGGGCCTGTCCGCGAAGGAACTCGCGACCGTCACCAACGACCAGGTCCGGCGATTCGAGGCGGCCATGATCGACGGCCGCCGCTGGCGGGCCTGCTCGTATCGCGCTCTGGTGGTGGACCATCCGGTGCTCGGCGAGCTGGCGCGCCGCCTGGTGTGGGCGGTCTTCGCCGCCGACGGCACGGTCGGCGGCGCATTCCGCGTCGACGACGACCGCACCTTCGCCGATGTCGAGGACGAACGTTTCGAGCTACCCGACGACGCACTCGTGGGGATCGCGCACCCCATGCACCTGGGCGAGGATCTGGACCGCTGGCGGGTGCTGTTCGCGGATTACGAACTGCTGCAACCCTTCGAACAGCTCGATCGGGGCGTGTATCGGTTCACGCCCGCCGAGGCGGCCTCGGATCAGTTGCCGCGCTTCGTGGATCGGACGATCCCGACGGGCAGGCTCTACGGCCTGCGCCATCACGGCTGGGAGATGTCCTACGGTGACGTCAAACGCCGCTTCGGCGTGCTGACCTACGTCACCATCGTGGTGGACCCCGGCATCCAGGGCGGCTACCGCTACGAGGCCGACGAGCAGCGGATTCTCACCGTGCGCATCAACAGCCACTTCGGCGCCCTGGATGCCGTCACGGCCTCCGAACTGCTGCGTCAGCTGGAGCGGCTGGCCGCGTGA
- a CDS encoding VOC family protein: MTVAAGPITQIAWVVTDVAASEEFLGTCFGVRKWMRMPDVHFGPETCTYRGEPADFTAHISLAYNGDTQLELIQPVRGTSIYTEFLECGGPGLHHVCVEPADFDAALKDAAAQGIDVVQRGDMGGQMRFAYLDGTAAGVPYLELAEIGPNMRLFFDQIKKDAA; encoded by the coding sequence ATGACGGTGGCAGCGGGGCCCATCACCCAGATCGCGTGGGTGGTCACGGATGTGGCGGCGAGCGAGGAATTCCTCGGCACCTGCTTCGGGGTGCGCAAATGGATGCGCATGCCCGACGTGCACTTCGGACCCGAAACCTGCACCTACCGAGGCGAACCCGCGGACTTCACCGCGCACATCTCGCTCGCCTACAACGGGGACACACAACTCGAACTGATCCAGCCGGTGCGCGGAACCTCCATCTACACCGAGTTCCTGGAATGCGGCGGCCCCGGCCTGCACCACGTGTGCGTGGAACCCGCCGACTTCGACGCCGCCCTGAAAGACGCTGCGGCACAGGGCATCGACGTGGTGCAGCGGGGAGACATGGGCGGGCAGATGCGCTTCGCCTACCTGGACGGGACGGCCGCGGGCGTGCCGTACCTCGAGCTCGCGGAGATCGGCCCGAATATGCGACTGTTCTTCGACCAGATCAAGAAGGATGCGGCGTGA
- a CDS encoding MFS transporter, whose product MSTVIDTAPFTGFHKRLAVACSGGPLLDGYILSIVGTALIGMQNELSLSTVDVQLIGAAALIGMFVGGALFGVLTDKIGREVMYTADLVVIGVCSILSFWAESTWLIVILRFVLGMAVAADYPIATSLLGEWLPTKQRGKLLGFQIVAWYAGSVLAYVVGYLLLTFGGDGSWRWQLASGAVLCAFFLIIRQSTAPESPRWLATHGKGDKAARMVEKYLHVQVRPEDLLEEGGGGPVKHGSLRELFQPEYLKRTVFCSGFFLCQVTVLFAMLTFGPQILMAFGMPSGTWMDTLGTAIISMVFLIGCLPAMRLIDTVGRRPTIVWCFGLMIIPVLFIGVWPGMPAMLAFLMLCLYAFFCGGPNVLDWTYPNELFPTHIRATAVGFATSISRVGAALGTYLLPWSLDHLGMGPTFLAAAVITAVGYLICVWGAPETKGRTLDAAAAKTLAPA is encoded by the coding sequence ATGAGCACCGTGATCGACACCGCGCCCTTTACCGGATTCCACAAGCGCCTCGCCGTCGCCTGCTCCGGCGGACCGCTGCTGGACGGCTACATCCTCAGCATTGTCGGGACCGCGCTGATCGGCATGCAGAATGAGCTGTCGCTGAGCACCGTCGACGTCCAATTGATCGGAGCCGCGGCGCTGATCGGCATGTTCGTCGGCGGCGCCCTGTTCGGGGTGCTCACCGACAAGATCGGCCGGGAGGTCATGTACACCGCCGACCTGGTGGTCATCGGCGTCTGCTCGATCCTGTCGTTCTGGGCCGAATCCACCTGGCTCATTGTGATTCTGCGCTTCGTTCTCGGCATGGCGGTGGCCGCCGACTATCCGATCGCCACCTCATTGCTGGGTGAATGGCTGCCGACCAAGCAGCGCGGCAAACTGCTCGGATTCCAGATCGTGGCCTGGTACGCGGGATCCGTGCTCGCATACGTGGTCGGCTACCTGCTGCTGACCTTCGGCGGTGACGGCAGCTGGCGGTGGCAGCTGGCCAGCGGTGCGGTGCTGTGCGCGTTCTTCCTGATCATCCGGCAGAGCACCGCCCCGGAATCGCCGCGCTGGCTGGCCACACACGGCAAGGGCGACAAGGCCGCGCGGATGGTCGAGAAATACCTGCATGTGCAGGTGCGGCCGGAGGACCTCCTCGAGGAGGGCGGCGGCGGCCCGGTCAAGCACGGGTCGCTGCGTGAGCTGTTCCAGCCGGAATACCTGAAGCGGACGGTGTTCTGCAGCGGCTTCTTTCTGTGCCAGGTGACGGTGCTGTTCGCCATGCTGACCTTCGGCCCGCAGATCCTCATGGCCTTCGGAATGCCGTCCGGTACCTGGATGGACACGCTCGGCACCGCCATCATCAGCATGGTGTTCCTGATCGGCTGCCTGCCCGCCATGCGGCTCATCGACACCGTCGGCCGCCGCCCGACCATCGTCTGGTGCTTCGGGCTGATGATCATTCCGGTGCTGTTCATCGGCGTGTGGCCGGGCATGCCCGCCATGCTGGCCTTCCTCATGCTGTGCCTGTACGCGTTCTTCTGCGGCGGGCCGAACGTGCTGGATTGGACCTATCCGAACGAGCTGTTCCCCACGCACATTCGCGCCACCGCCGTCGGCTTCGCCACCTCCATCAGCCGGGTCGGCGCGGCGCTGGGCACCTACCTGCTGCCGTGGTCGCTGGACCATCTGGGCATGGGGCCGACCTTCCTGGCGGCGGCGGTCATCACGGCCGTCGGCTATCTCATCTGTGTGTGGGGCGCGCCGGAAACCAAGGGCCGCACCCTCGATGCCGCGGCGGCGAAAACCCTCGCGCCCGCCTGA
- a CDS encoding serine/threonine-protein kinase: MLRGGETFAEYVIEREVGRGGMGTVYLARHPRLPRLTVLKVLNRDLFSDPESRARFEREAELAARLDHPNIVSVYDRGSEGEQLWISMQYVEGSDASGLDGGMPAERAVRIIAEVAEGLDYAHRKGVLHRDVKPANILLEHPVDGRPERVLLSDFGIARLRDDGGHLTRTGTFTATLAYASPEQLSGTDLGPHSDQYSLACTLFRLLTGVGPFEAEHPGVIMQGHLYEAVPTLTSLRPDLPPALDTVLAKAMAKHPGDRYPTCAEFAAAARRAVTARPEPTTVRSATGSPTTVLPSPPKPARRRLYAGLAAALAATVVAAGAIWYGTAGSDASETTTSAGDHAAIWAAFPKMVPVDTKRKEGYNSARCEATSENKRKVDSDDGLDFGLWTAMWECESGGSDSKDPAFRFYAYKSAEDVRAVAALLDAKTRFTETNNGTTYTHYRVKSYWGDAIVTVFLNTDRAPFLMYTRPRSSSEKQDLVAWLKTVTLD; encoded by the coding sequence ATGCTTCGTGGCGGTGAGACGTTCGCCGAATACGTGATCGAACGCGAGGTTGGTCGCGGCGGAATGGGGACCGTCTATCTGGCGCGCCATCCCCGGCTGCCCCGCCTGACGGTGCTGAAGGTCCTGAACCGGGACCTGTTCTCCGATCCGGAGAGCCGTGCGCGCTTCGAGCGGGAGGCGGAACTCGCTGCGCGCCTGGATCATCCGAATATCGTCTCGGTCTACGATCGCGGCTCCGAGGGTGAGCAGCTGTGGATCTCCATGCAGTATGTCGAAGGCTCCGACGCCTCCGGACTCGACGGCGGCATGCCGGCCGAGCGCGCCGTGCGCATCATCGCCGAGGTGGCGGAGGGCCTGGACTACGCGCACCGCAAGGGCGTCCTGCACCGTGACGTGAAGCCCGCCAATATCCTGCTGGAGCATCCGGTGGACGGCCGCCCCGAGCGAGTCCTGCTGTCCGACTTCGGAATCGCCCGTCTGCGCGATGACGGCGGCCATCTCACCCGCACCGGCACCTTCACCGCCACGCTGGCCTACGCGTCCCCGGAACAGTTGTCCGGCACCGACCTCGGCCCGCATTCCGACCAATATTCCTTGGCCTGCACGCTTTTCCGGCTGCTCACCGGGGTCGGACCGTTCGAGGCCGAACATCCCGGCGTGATCATGCAGGGTCATCTCTACGAGGCCGTCCCCACCCTGACCTCGCTGCGCCCGGATCTGCCGCCCGCGCTCGACACGGTGCTGGCCAAGGCCATGGCCAAACATCCGGGCGACCGCTACCCCACCTGCGCGGAGTTCGCGGCCGCCGCCCGCCGCGCCGTCACCGCCCGCCCCGAACCCACCACGGTGCGCAGTGCGACCGGCTCGCCCACCACCGTCCTGCCCAGCCCGCCCAAGCCCGCGCGCCGCAGGCTGTACGCGGGCCTCGCCGCCGCGCTGGCCGCGACCGTCGTTGCGGCAGGGGCGATCTGGTACGGCACGGCCGGCTCCGACGCGAGCGAGACGACAACCTCCGCCGGTGACCACGCCGCCATCTGGGCGGCTTTCCCGAAGATGGTCCCCGTCGACACCAAACGCAAAGAGGGCTACAACTCCGCCCGCTGCGAGGCGACCTCCGAGAACAAGCGCAAGGTCGACAGCGACGACGGCCTCGACTTCGGCCTGTGGACGGCCATGTGGGAATGCGAAAGCGGCGGAAGCGATTCCAAGGACCCGGCCTTCCGCTTCTACGCCTACAAATCCGCCGAGGACGTCCGCGCGGTGGCCGCCCTGCTCGACGCGAAAACCCGCTTCACCGAAACCAACAACGGCACCACCTACACCCACTACCGGGTGAAGTCGTATTGGGGCGATGCCATAGTCACCGTCTTCCTGAACACCGACCGCGCACCGTTCCTCATGTACACGAGGCCCCGCTCCTCCAGTGAGAAGCAGGACCTCGTGGCCTGGCTGAAAACAGTGACCCTGGACTAG
- a CDS encoding FAD-binding protein, giving the protein MTTQIPEIIAAETISEWSDDVDVVVAGFGIAGGCAAVEAAATGARVLVLERAAVAGGTTALAGGHFYLGGGTAVQRATGHEDSAEEMYRYLMAVAREPEEEKIRAYCDGSVEHFDWLEGLGFEFERSYYPEKAVIQPGTQGLMYTGNEKVWPYREQATPAPRGHKVPVPGDTQGAALVIELLVKRAAALGVEVRYETGVTNLVVDAGGAVVGVQWKESGKTGAVRAKSVVLAAGGFVMNTEMVAEHVPWLAEKPFVLGTTYDNGLGIRLGISAGGDTRNMDQAFVTAPVYPPSKLLTGIIVNRKGERFVAEDSYHARTSAFVLEQPDAAAYLIVDSEHMEQPMFPLAPLIDGWETVEEMETALGIPSGALQSTLARYNENAARGADPDFHKGAEWVQPQDQGPWGAFDLTLGKALYAGFTLGGLYTSADGEVLRENGSPIPGLYAAGATGSTLAQDGKGYASGTQLGSGSFFGRRAGRHAASRSS; this is encoded by the coding sequence GTGACAACACAGATTCCGGAAATTATTGCGGCGGAGACGATTTCCGAATGGAGCGACGACGTCGACGTGGTCGTCGCCGGCTTCGGCATCGCGGGCGGCTGCGCGGCCGTCGAAGCCGCGGCGACGGGCGCCCGCGTACTGGTGCTGGAACGCGCCGCGGTCGCGGGCGGCACGACGGCACTGGCCGGCGGGCACTTCTACCTCGGCGGCGGGACGGCTGTGCAGCGCGCCACCGGACACGAGGATTCGGCCGAGGAGATGTACCGCTACCTGATGGCGGTGGCGCGCGAGCCGGAAGAGGAGAAGATCCGCGCCTACTGCGACGGCAGCGTCGAACACTTCGACTGGCTGGAGGGACTCGGTTTCGAATTCGAGCGCAGCTACTACCCCGAGAAGGCGGTCATCCAGCCCGGCACGCAGGGGCTGATGTACACCGGCAACGAGAAGGTGTGGCCCTACCGGGAGCAGGCGACGCCCGCCCCGCGCGGGCACAAGGTCCCGGTGCCGGGTGACACGCAGGGCGCGGCGCTGGTGATCGAACTGCTGGTGAAGCGGGCCGCCGCCCTCGGCGTCGAGGTCCGCTACGAGACCGGCGTGACCAACCTGGTCGTCGACGCCGGCGGCGCGGTGGTCGGCGTGCAGTGGAAGGAATCCGGGAAAACCGGTGCGGTGCGGGCGAAGTCGGTGGTGCTGGCGGCCGGCGGGTTCGTCATGAACACCGAGATGGTGGCCGAGCATGTGCCGTGGCTGGCGGAGAAGCCGTTCGTGCTCGGCACCACCTACGACAACGGTCTCGGCATTCGGCTGGGGATCTCGGCGGGCGGCGACACCCGCAATATGGATCAGGCGTTCGTCACCGCGCCGGTGTACCCGCCGTCCAAGCTGCTGACCGGAATCATTGTGAACCGCAAGGGCGAACGGTTCGTGGCCGAGGACTCCTACCACGCCCGCACCTCGGCGTTCGTGCTCGAACAGCCGGACGCCGCGGCCTATCTGATCGTCGACTCCGAGCACATGGAACAGCCCATGTTCCCGCTCGCACCGCTCATCGATGGCTGGGAGACCGTCGAGGAAATGGAGACCGCGCTCGGAATTCCCTCCGGCGCACTGCAATCCACGCTCGCGCGGTACAACGAGAATGCCGCGCGCGGCGCGGACCCCGACTTCCACAAGGGCGCGGAGTGGGTGCAGCCGCAGGACCAGGGGCCCTGGGGCGCGTTCGATCTGACGCTGGGCAAGGCGCTGTACGCCGGGTTCACCCTCGGCGGCCTGTACACCTCCGCCGACGGGGAAGTGTTGCGGGAGAACGGATCACCGATTCCGGGGCTGTACGCGGCGGGCGCGACCGGCTCGACCCTGGCGCAGGACGGCAAGGGTTACGCCAGCGGCACCCAGCTCGGGTCCGGTTCGTTCTTCGGCCGCCGCGCCGGACGTCACGCGGCCAGCCGCTCCAGCTGA